One genomic window of Camelina sativa cultivar DH55 chromosome 5, Cs, whole genome shotgun sequence includes the following:
- the LOC104785289 gene encoding uncharacterized protein LOC104785289 — translation MFLHSSFREGLSLSLGVISVISWGVAEIPQIMTNYSEKSTEGLSLAFLTTWIIGDIFNLLGCLMEPATLPTQFYMALLYTVTTSALFFQSLYYGHVYPRLKNRRNQRVEAERIANISIDVRIPGRWRNSSDTASCGGHTTPITMIPGSHRNSFTGRELFYTSARSLSSSHTPPAGSVLAQRMARGHSEPTLEEPLLPEDASPPSLPPSTKSLLCVVSAFMFLGTLNLPNLLSESRTAALGERDRVFVVQAARKLLQVSSGNLVEHGDGESSRTGMFLGWAMTAIYLGGRLPQICLNMRRGHVEGLNPLMFLFALIGNMTYVGSILVHSVEWLKIAPNLPWLVDAGGCVVLDFLILLQFFHFRCRKDTNKEEA, via the exons ATGTTTCTCCACAGTAGTTTTAGAGAAGGGTTGTCACTATCTCTTGGTGTCATCAGTGTTATCAGTTGGGGTGTTGCTGAGATACCTCAGATTATGACTAATTACAGTGAGAAATCCACTGAAGGTCTCTCTCTTGCCTTCTTAACGACGTGGATTATTGG GGATATCTTCAATCTTCTTGGCTGCTTGATGGAACCAGCTACT CTTCCAACACAGTTCTACATGGCACTG TTGTATACAGTGACTACATCAGCTCTCTTTTTTCAATCTTTATATTACGGACATGTCTATCCCCGGttgaaaaacagaagaaatcaGAGG GTTGAAGCAGAACGTATTGCAAACATAAGCATCGACGTGAGAATTCCTGGCCGATGGAGAAATAGCTCTGATACTGCTTCTTGTGGCGGTCATACGACACCTATCACTATGATTCCTGGGAGTCATAGAAATAGCTTTACCGGAAGAGAACTATTTTACAC GTCGGCAAGATCATTGTCGAGTAGTCATACACCACCAGCTGGATCTGTCTTAGCTCAGAGAATGGCTCGTGGTCACAGTGAACCAACTCTTGAAGAGCCATTGCTTCCTGAGGATGCCTCACCTCCTTCATTGCCTCCTTCCACCAAATCACTGCTATGCGTG GTGTCAGCGTTCATGTTTCTTGGAACACTCAACCTTCCCAATTTGCTAAGTGAATCAAGAACTGCGgctttgggagagagagatagagtaTTTGTAGTTCAAGCAGCAAGAAAGCTTTTGCAG GTCAGTAGCGGCAATTTAGTAGAACATGGTGATGGAGAAAGCAGCAGAACTGGAATGTTTTTGGGTTGGGCAATGACAGCCATTTACTTGGGTGGAAGGCTTCCCCAAATATGTCTCAAT ATGAGGAGAGGTCATGTGGAG GGGTTGAATCCATTGATGTTCTTATTTGCATTAATTGGCAATATGACTTATGTTGGAAG CATTCTTGTGCACAGTGTGGAATGGTTAAAAATTGCACCTAATCTACCATGGCTTGTTGATGCAGGAGGATGTGTtgtgcttgattttctt ATCCTGCTTCAGTTTTTCCACTTCCGCTGTCGCAAAGACACTAACAAAGAAGAAGCATGA
- the LOC104785290 gene encoding uncharacterized methyltransferase At2g41040, chloroplastic-like, with translation MAMAALTASSSSSSAITLLNKPFFPNRSYFFSSNSHSPLLRFSASSSSVRPRFPSAAISSVAPESDLNKNGTSKIEIEETQVFACPVCYEPLMRKGPSGINLQAIYRSGFKCGRCNKTYSSKDEYLDLTVTADLEDYDEVKPITTELFRSPLVSFLYERGWRQNFKRSGFPGPDEEFRMAEEYFKEAEGGVLVDVSCGSGLFSRKFAKSGKYSGVIALDYSENMLRQCKEFIKNDDTFDNSTNIAVVRADVSRLPFPSGSVDAVHAGAALHCWPSPTNAIAEICRVLRSGGVFVGTTFLRYSPSTPWIIRPFQSRILQSYNYLMQDEIKDVCTSCGLTDYEDYIQDSFIMFTARKP, from the exons ATGGCGATGGCCGCActaacagcttcttcttcttcttcttctgctattACTCTCCTCAACAAGCCTTTCTTCCCTAACCGCTCTTATTTCTTCTCCTCTAATTCACACTCTCCTCTTCTCCgattctctgcttcttcttcctctgttcgtCCCCGTTTCCCTTCTGCCGCCATAAGCTCCGTTGCTCCTGAATCG GACTTAAATAAGAATGGAACttcaaaaattgaaatagaGGAGACTCAAGTGTTTGCGTGTCCTGTTTGCTATGAACCACTTATGAGGAAAGGACCTTCAGGTATCAACCT ACAAGCAATCTACAGGTCTGGATTCAAGTGTGGACGGTGTAACAAGACATACTCTAGCAAAGATGAATACTTGGATTTAACTGTCACTGCTGATTTGGAAGATTATGATGAAGTCAAACCCATTACTACCGAGCTCTTTCG gaGTCCATTAGTATCATTTTTGTATGAAAGAGGTTGGCGGCAAAACTTTAAGAGAAGTGGCTTTCCCGGTCCAGATGAAGAG TTTAGAATGGCTGAGGAATACTtcaaagaagcagaaggtgGGGTTCTTGTGGATGTTAGTTGCGGAAGCGGTTTGTTTTCTCGGAAATTTGCCAAGTCTGGAAAATACTCGGGAGTGATTGCCCTCGACTACTCTGAAAACATGCTTCGTCAGTGCAAAGAATTCATAAAAAACGATGATACTTTCGACAACTCAACTAATATAGCGGTTGTGAGAGCAGATGTTTCTCGTCTCCCTTTCCCTTCAGGTTCTGTTGATGCAGTTCATGCTGGTGCTGCCTTGCACTGTTGGCCTTCTCCTACTAATGCT ATTGCTGAGATCTGTCGTGTTCTAAGAAGTGGAGGTGTCTTTGTCGGGACAACTTTTCTCAGATACAGTCCTTCGACTCCTTGGATTATTCGTCCTTTCCAATCG AGAATTCTGCAGAGCTACAATTACTTGATGCAGGATGAGATCAAGGATGTGTGCACATCATGTGGTCTCACAGATTATGAAGATTATATTCAGgattcttttattatgtttactGCTCGCAAGCCATag
- the LOC104785291 gene encoding polyglutamine-binding protein 1-like isoform X1 has translation MGEELQHHHQNGSSAHNQTTNYGYGSSLAYDQDIESAATASNALLREQEIETQKIIQGQREAGTSVAGDSQHNTDILRDRNDPNALKEHLLKLTANHRAETAAKRGGSESTCGEGNVDVGNGYGIPGGAAYAGHSDFSGKPEPTTDASSNNLPEYLKQKLKARGILREGTGAATSNTQDASAVSWNRQTNLPFPTNASTLPLGWVDAKDPATGATYYYNQHTGTCQWERPVELSSTTPSLPPKEDWIETLDETSGHKYYYNTRTHVSQWEPPSSLQKPASTNSNNAVTQSTVSGKGEHHPDQLPRCYGCGGWGVGLVQRWGHCIHCTRVLNLPERQYLPASLNNFTNAGDSAQKNPNQRSSSKPPMKKGLGKKRAHADDDEVDPMDPSSYSDAPRGGWVVGLKGVQPRAADTTATGPLFQQRPYPSPGAVLRRNAEVASSQKKKPNSQFTEITKRGDGSDGLGDAD, from the exons ATGGGAGAAGAGCTgcaacatcatcatcagaatGGTTCTTCTGCTCATAACCAGACAACTAATTATGGTTATGGAAGCTCGCTTGCCTACGATCAAGACATTGAATCTGCCGCAACCGCAAGCAATGCTCTTCTCCGAGAACAA GAAATTGAAACGCAGAAGATTATACAAGGTCAAAG AGAAGCTGGGACTTCAGTAGCTGGTGACTCTCAGCATAACACTGATATTCTTCGAGATCGTAATGACCCTAATGCTctaaag GAACATTTGCTAAAGTTAACTGCAAATCATAGAGCAGAAACAGCGGCAAAGCGTGGTGGGAGTGAGAGTACATGCGGAGAAG GTAATGTGGATGTGGGAAACGGTTATGGTATACCAGGTGGAGCTGCGTACGCGGGTCACTCTGACTTCAGTGGGAAGCCTGAACCTACTACGGATGCTTCTTCAAACAATTTGCCTGaatatctcaaacaaaaattgaaggcTAGGGGAATTCTCAGAGAAGGTACAGGGGCTGCTACATCCAACACGCAAGAT GCATCAGCGGTTAGTTGGAATAGACAGACGAACTTACCTTTTCCGACAAATGCAAGCACCTTACCATTAGGATGG GTAGATGCTAAAGATCCTGCAACTGGTGCTACATATTACTATAACCAACATACGGGAACATGCCAATGGGAAAGGCCTGTTGAGTTATCTTCCACCACGCCATCTTTGCCTCCTAAAGAAGATTGGATTGAAACACTTGATGAAACCTCTG GCCATAAGTATTACTACAATACAAGGACACATGTGTCGCAGTGGGAACCTCCAAGTTCTTTACAGAAGCCTGCTTCCACAAACTCTAACAACGCTGTCACGCAAAGTACTGTTAGTGGGAAGGGCGAGCATCATCCAGATCAGCTGCCAAGATGCTATGGATGTGGGGGATGGGGAGTGGGCCTTGTCCAGAGATGGGGTCACTGTATCCACTGTACCAG AGTTTTGAATCTCCCAGAACGTCAGTACTTGCCAGCAAGTTTAAACAATTTCACAAATGCAGGAGATTCTGCCCAAAAGAATCCGAATCAGAG GTCCAGTTCAAAACCTCCTATGAAAAAGGGATTAGGCAAAAAACGTGCTCATGCCGATGATGATGAGGTGGATCCAATGGACCCAAGCTCTTACTCAGATGCTCCGCGGGGTGGCTG GGTTGTTGGACTGAAAGGAGTACAACCGCGAGCTGCTGATACAACTGCCACG GGTCCTCTGTTTCAACAACGACCGTATCCGTCACCTGGAGCAGTTCTGAGGAGAAACGCAGAGGTGGCATCATcccagaagaagaaaccaaactctCAGTTCACGGAAATCACAAAGAGAGGCGATGGAAGTGATGGTCTTGGGGATGCAGATTGA
- the LOC104785291 gene encoding polyglutamine-binding protein 1-like isoform X2, producing MKKGLGKKRAHADDDEVDPMDPSSYSDAPRGGWVVGLKGVQPRAADTTATGPLFQQRPYPSPGAVLRRNAEVASSQKKKPNSQFTEITKRGDGSDGLGDAD from the exons ATGAAAAAGGGATTAGGCAAAAAACGTGCTCATGCCGATGATGATGAGGTGGATCCAATGGACCCAAGCTCTTACTCAGATGCTCCGCGGGGTGGCTG GGTTGTTGGACTGAAAGGAGTACAACCGCGAGCTGCTGATACAACTGCCACG GGTCCTCTGTTTCAACAACGACCGTATCCGTCACCTGGAGCAGTTCTGAGGAGAAACGCAGAGGTGGCATCATcccagaagaagaaaccaaactctCAGTTCACGGAAATCACAAAGAGAGGCGATGGAAGTGATGGTCTTGGGGATGCAGATTGA
- the LOC104785292 gene encoding calmodulin-binding protein 25-like has translation MVTSDGLTNVDSWLYRQGFNVDSWLLTDTFSHDNDLLARALHTTVTASATPLPSSFFDSVSHPVSSTHTTLSSNVSAGSDPEIIGGGGAKRKRNCLLGEGKATKRSRSRPSKKTHTTFITADPSNFRQMVQQVTGANYIVDDSSSFGIFAPILKPEPLRLVNKLPKCTSDRSTAVPMLDTSAFLSNHHQENLGVDNAFSGNIGLGLPSAKSNAVVDVSAVDFDTTNSIFPTLESWKVM, from the coding sequence ATGGTGACTTCCGACGGGTTAACAAACGTCGATTCTTGGTTGTATCGACAAGGTTTCAACGTTGATTCTTGGTTGCTTACTGATACCTTCTCTCACGACAACGATTTGCTCGCACGAGCTCTTCACACCACCGTCACAGCGTCAGCCACACCACTTCCCTCATCTTTCTTCGATTCCGTCTCTCACCCTGTTTCTTCAACTCACACTACTCTCTCCTCTAACGTCTCCGCTGGATCCGATCCAGAAATCATCGGTGGCGGAGGAGCTAAACGAAAACGTAACTGCCTTCTTGGTGAAGGTAAAGCCACCAAGCGCAGTAGGTCTCGCCCTTCCAAGAAAACTCACACTACTTTCATAACCGCGGATCCCTCCAATTTTCGTCAGATGGTTCAGCAAGTCACCGGCGCCAACTACATAGTCGATGACTCTTCCTCCTTCGGTATCTTCGCTCCCATCCTCAAGCCAGAGCCGCTTAGGCTCGTCAACAAACTTCCGAAGTGTACATCGGATCGATCCACGGCGGTTCCCATGCTAGATACATCTGCATTTTTGTCTAACCATCACCAGGAGAATCTAGGAGTTGATAACGCCTTCTCCGGTAACATCGGCCTAGGGTTGCCATCAGCCAAGTCTAATGCAGTGGTGGACGTCTCTGCCGTGGACTTTGATACTACTAACTCAATTTTTCCGACGCTTGAATCATGGAAAGTTATGTGA
- the LOC104785293 gene encoding chaperone protein dnaJ 72-like — protein sequence MVNHYQVLGVTRNATKKEVKDAFRRLAIKYHPDKHAQSPDHVRRNATVRFKLVSEAYEVLNDDLKRASYNAVSDSDFFRRTSSGSYSSNPYGNRGGKAYGYGYGYSGKSRQSSSFRSGFDLTFRYLTTRAFLLNLALAGGMYFAFTAIDTSGETLWKMRNSGKSFEEAMESIEKSKTHKDEG from the exons ATGGTGAATCATTACCAAGTTCTAGGCGTTACGAGAAACGCGACTAAGAAGGAAGTTAAGGATGCGTTTCGGAGATTAGCGATTAAGTATCATCCGGATAAGCACGCGCAGTCTCCGGATCACGTTAGGAGAAACGCCACCGTGCGGTTTAAGCTTGTCTCGGAGGCGTACGAAGTTTTGAACGACGATCTGAAACGCGCTTCTTATAACGCTGTTAGCGATTCCGATTTCTTTCGCCGTACTAGCAGCGGTTCGTATAGTAGTAATCCGTATGGGAATCGTGGTGGTAAAGCGTATGGCTACGGTTATGGTTACTCTGGGAAGAGTCGTCAGTCTTCTAGTTTCAGGAGCGGGTTTGATTTGACGTTTCGGTACTTGACTACTCGCGCGTTTCTACTTAATCTCGCATTAGCTGG TGGTATGTACTTTGCATTTACTGCAATCGATACAAGCGGAGAAACACTATGGAAAATGCGTAACTCTGGG AAATCATTTGAAGAGGCAATGGAATCAATCGAGAAATCAAAGACACATAAGGATGAAGGGTGA
- the LOC104785295 gene encoding probable protein S-acyltransferase 2, translated as MGRKKSCHVHSAPSDDETMYSHDHKPKRIYQLWPGNNKFYCGGRLVFGPDASSLLLTTVMIGGPALTFCIRMAFMIGKRYPLFHSLILLGALLLTVLVFTFLFLTSSRDPGIIPRNKEAPEAEGFDMITQSSEWVNNKLGNTKIPRTKDILVNGYTVKVKFCDTCLLYRPPRASHCSICNNCVQRFDHHCPWVGQCIALRNYPYFICFISTSTLLCLYVFVFSWISMLELHGKMLLVVIANDLVFVVLILYCFVVVWFVGGLTVFHLYLICTNQTTYENFRYRYDKKENPYGKGLFKNLYELFFARIPPPMINFRDWTPEETDVEVGSIASELDRTFGPRGDKYDMEMEIGGCKNSKGGGLLLQTLEYDNRNIEETVKKKGLGEGTIETNTVFPIPGIEEPAYITRNSSVDVRSR; from the exons ATGGGGAGGAAGAAAAGTTGTCATGTTCATAGTGCTCCTTCCGACGATGAAACCATGTATTCTCATGATCATAAACCCAAGAGGATCTACCAACTCTGGCCGGGTAACAAT aaattttattgcGGAGGGAGACTAGTCTTTGGTCCAGATGCATCTTCGCTCCTTCTCACCACAGTTATGATTGGAGGTCCTGCTCTCACTTTCTGCATCCGAATGGCTTTCATGATCGGGAAACGCTATCCCTTGTTCCACTCTCTTATACTGTTGGGTGCACTGTTGCTCACAGTCTTG GTTTTCACATTTCTCTTCTTAACATCCTCGAGAGACCCCGGGATTATCCCTAGAAACAAAGAAGCACCTGAAGCAGAAGGGTTTGATATGATCACTCAATCCTCAGAGTGGGTAAACAACAAACTTGGTAATACAAAGATACCTCGAACCAAGGATATACTGGTGAATGGCTACACTGTCAAAGTTAAGTTTTGTGATACGTGTTTGCTTTACCGTCCTCCTCGTGCCTCTCACTGTTCCATCTGTAACAACTGTGTCCAAAGATTTGATCACCATTGTCCATGGGTTGGCCAATGCATCGCTTTA CGAAACTATCCGTACTTCATCTGTTTCATATCAACTTCAACACTCCTCTGCTTGTACGTCTTTGTCTTCTCATGGATCAGTATGCTTGAGTTACACGGCAAAATGTTGTTAGTGGTCATCGCAAACGACCTCGTCTTTGTTGTCCTCATCCTCTACTGCTTCGTCGTTGTCTGGTTTGTCGGCGGACTCACAGTATTCCACCTCTACCTCATCTGCACTAATCAG ACAACTTATGAGAATTTCCGGTACCGAtatgacaagaaagaaaaccCTTACGGAAAGGGTCTCTTCAAGAACCTGTATGAGTTGTTCTTTGCCAGAATCCCACCTCCTATGATCAACTTCAGAGACTGGACTCCAGAGGAAACTGACGTAGAGGTTGGATCCATTGCATCTGAGCTAGACCGAACCTTTGGACCCCGAGGAGATAAATATGATATGGAAATGGAAATAGGCGGTTGCAAAAACAGCAAGGGCGGTGGTTTGCTCCTCCAGACACTGGAGTATGACAACAGAAACATCGAAGAAACTGTCAAGAAGAAAGGTTTAGGTGAAGGAACCATTGAGACCAACACCGTGTTTCCCATCCCAGGGATTGAAGAGCCCGCGTATATAACAAGAAACTCGAGTGTTGATGTGAGATCGAGGtag
- the LOC104785296 gene encoding uncharacterized protein LOC104785296: MEGKSPDLESIGSGTTTKRSSVSSRSRTRRDFLTRFTDSEHFAEKLQDWFDLTLDNNSKSSNGGPVFDVPFELVELQKFDYALEGISFQQLTRMPNAVYASTSTAVEAKAYLAIEDFLHATVKSLWEAFWSQDEPVPFSVGCLYNQNLKFYQAERALGIGKLDGLSGTGVLLKNPRHPHGKWDHILELALLRPDIGSFAQDSDRPPSLHVLGEALFYALRILIARSVSRLDFSQSSNCVFVLLVDSQFGGVVKVEGDVNKLDFDLNNVYECAADWIMKHSKIAVSPVDRIWNKLGNANWGDIGALQVVFATYHSIMQYFGPPRHSIEDLAADHSSRLHSRRQERQLGDTSLNENGTFRFQQSTMSPEIVEVQEESAKIEPEPSMKLEVGSVLWLEDSNFQKGYQIDEILTNGTLPFHIASPVDDAEKSVFLYVGSPPSQLEPAWEDMNLWYQVQRQTKILSIMKQRGLSSKYLPQLHGSGRILHPGQCQKPSSGGRCDHPWCGTPILVTTPVGETVADLVNEGRFGQEEAIRCCHDCLSALSSSSSVGIRHGDIRPENVVYVTSGVRHPYFVLIGWGHAVLEDRDRPAMNLHFSSTYALQEGKLCAASDAESLIYMLYFCSGDFPELDSVEGALQWRETSWSKRLIQQKLGDVSTILKAFSDYVDSLCGTPYPLDYDIWLRRLKRNLSEDHGKEIETSG; this comes from the coding sequence TTCCTTTTGAGCTTGTTGAGCTACAAAAGTTTGATTACGCATTAGAAGGCATTTCTTTTCAGCAGCTTACAAGAATGCCTAACGCTGTTTACGCTTCCACATCTACAGCTGTTGAAGCTAAGGCTTATTTAGCTATAGAGGATTTTTTACACGCTACTGTGAAAAGCTTGTGGGAAGCGTTTTGGAGTCAGGACGAGCCTGTTCCTTTCTCTGTTGGTTGTTTGTATAATCAGAATCTTAAGTTTTATCAGGCTGAGAGAGCTTTAGGGATTGGGAAGCTTGATGGTCTTTCTGGGACTGGTGTTTTGCTTAAGAACCCTCGGCATCCACATGGGAAATGGGATCATATTCTTGAGCTTGCTCTGCTAAGGCCTGATATTGGAAGCTTTGCTCAGGACAGTGATCGTCCTCCTTCTTTACATGTCTTAGGCGAGGCTCTTTTCTATGCTCTTCGTATACTCATTGCAAGGAGTGTGAGCCGTTTGGATTTTTCTCAAAGCTCGAACTGTGTCTTTGTTCTTCTCGTTGATTCTCAGTTTGGAGGTGTTGTTAAAGTCGAAGGGGATGTGAATAAATTGGATTTTGACTTGAACAATGTTTATGAGTGTGCAGCAGACTGGATAATGAAGCATTCGAAGATAGCTGTGTCGCCAGTTGACAGGATTTGGAACAAGCTTGGGAATGCTAACTGGGGTGACATTGGTGCTTTACAAGTAGTCTTTGCTACTTACCACAGTATAATGCAGTACTTTGGTCCACCGAGGCATTCTATTGAAGACTTAGCTGCTGACCATAGTTCTCGCCTTCACTCAAGACGACAAGAGAGGCAGTTGGGGGATACTAGTCTCAATGAAAACGGTACGTTTAGGTTCCAGCAAAGTACCATGTCTCCTGAGATTGTTGAAGTCCAAGAAGAGTCAGCCAAAATTGAGCCTGAACCGTCTATGAAACTGGAAGTTGGATCGGTTCTGTGGTTGGAGGATTCGAATTTTCAAAAAGGCTATCAGATTGACGAAATATTGACTAATGGTACGCTACCCTTTCATATTGCATCACCAGTGGACGATGCAGAGAAGTCTGTGTTCTTGTATGTTGGTTCTCCTCCTTCACAGCTTGAACCAGCTTGGGAAGATATGAACTTGTGGTATCAGGTCCAAAGACAAACTAAGATATTAAgtattatgaaacagagaggACTGTCTAGCAAATACTTGCCGCAGCTCCATGGGTCTGGTCGGATACTTCACCCAGGGCAATGTCAAAAACCAAGTTCAGGTGGACGATGTGATCATCCTTGGTGTGGAACTCCAATTCTTGTGACCACTCCGGTTGGTGAGACAGTAGCTGACTTAGTAAACGAGGGACGGTTTGGTCAAGAAGAAGCTATTCGATGTTGCCATGATTGCTTATCTGCactttcttcctcctcttcagtTGGGATCCGACACGGTGATATCCGACCAGAAAATGTAGTTTATGTCACTTCGGGTGTAAGACATCCTTACTTTGTACTTATTGGTTGGGGTCACGCTGTGCTTGAGGATAGAGATCGACCAGCGATGAATCTTCATTTCTCCTCGACTTATGCGCTTCAGGAAGGGAAACTATGTGCTGCCTCAGATGCAGAGAGCTTGATTTACATGCTTTATTTCTGTTCTGGAGACTTCCCTGAATTGGATTCAGTTGAAGGAGCTCTTCAATGGAGAGAGACCTCTTGGTCAAAAAGATTGATTCAGCAGAAGCTAGGCGATGTCTCAACCATTTTAAAAGCGTTTTCAGACTACGTTGATAGTTTATGTGGGACACCATATCCATTAGATTACGACATTTGGTTAAGAAGATTAAAGAGGAATCTTTCAGAAGATCATGGGAAAGAAATTGAAACTTCAGGCTAA